In the Ursus arctos isolate Adak ecotype North America unplaced genomic scaffold, UrsArc2.0 scaffold_19, whole genome shotgun sequence genome, one interval contains:
- the LRFN1 gene encoding leucine-rich repeat and fibronectin type III domain-containing protein 1 — MAPGPFSSALLSPSPAALPFLLLLWAGASRGQPCPGRCICQNVAPTLTMLCAKTGLLFVPPAIDRRVVELRLTDNFIAAVRRRDFANMTSLVHLTLSRNTIGQVAAGAFADLRALRALHLDSNRLAEVRGDQLRGLGNLRHLILGNNQIRRVESAAFDAFLSTVEDLDLSYNNLEALPWEAVGQMVNLNTLTLDHNLIDHIAEGTFVQLHKLVRLDMTSNRLHKLPPDGLFLRSQGSGPKPPTPLTVSFGGNPLHCNCELLWLRRLTREDDLETCATPEHLTDRYFWSIPEEEFLCEPPLITRQAGGRALVVEGQAVSLRCRAVGDPEPVVHWVAPDGRLLGNSTRTRVRGDGTLDVTITTLRDSGTFTCIASNAAGEATAPVEVCVVPLPLMAPPPAAPPPLTEPGSSDIATPGRPGANESAAERRLVAAELTSNSVLIRWPAQRPVPGIRMYQVQYNSSADDSLVYRMIPSTSQTFLVNDLAAGRAYDLCVLAVYDDGATALPATRVVGCVQFTTAGDPAPCRPLRAHFLGGTMIIAIGGVIVASVLVFIVLLMIRYKVYGDGDGRRVKGTSRSPPRVSHVCSQTNGAGAPQAPPPPAQDRYEALREVASPAAAAAAVAVEAKATAAETASAEPETVLGRSLGGSATSLCLLPSEETSGEESRAAAGPRRSRSGALGPPASAPPTLALVPGAAPARPRPQQRYSFDGDYGALFQSHSYPRRARRTKRHRSTPHLDGAGGGAAGEDGDLGLGSARARLAFTSTEWMLESTV, encoded by the exons ATGGCTCCGGGCCCCTTCTCCTCGGCGCTCCTCTCGCCGTCGCCCGCTGCCCTGCCTTTTCTGCTGCTGCTCTGGGCTGGGGCATCTCGCGGTCAGCCCTGCCCCGGCCGCTGCATCTGCCAGAACGTGGCGCCCACGCTGACCATGCTGTGCGCCAAGACTGGCCTGCTCTTCGTGCCGCCGGCCATCGACCGGCGCGTGGTGGAGCTGCGGCTCACTGACAACTTCATCGCGGCCGTCCGCCGCAGAGACTTCGCCAACATGACCAGCCTGGTGCACCTCACCCTGTCCCGGAACACCATCGGCCAGGTGGCCGCCGGCGCCTTCGCCGACCTCCGCGCCCTCCGCGCCCTGCACCTCGACAGCAACCGCCTGGCCGAGGTGCGTGGCGACCAGCTCCGCGGCTTGGGCAACCTCCGCCACCTGATCCTTGGCAACAACCAGATCCGCCGGGTGGAGTCCGCCGCCTTCGATGCCTTCCTGTCCACGGTGGAGGACCTGGATCTGTCCTACAACAACCTCGAGGCCCTGCCGTGGGAGGCGGTGGGCCAGATGGTGAACCTGAACACCCTCACGCTGGACCACAATCTCATCGACCACATCGCCGAAGGTACCTTCGTGCAGCTGCACAAACTGGTTCGCCTGGACATGACCTCCAACCGCCTCCATAAACTGCCTCCTGATGGGCTCTTCCTGCGGTCCCAGGGCTCGGGGCCGAAGCCGCCCACGCCGCTCACGGTCAGCTTCGGCGGCAACCCCCTGCACTGCAACTGCGAGCTGCTCTGGCTGCGGCGGCTGACCCGGGAGGACGACCTGGAGACGTGTGCCACCCCCGAGCACCTCACTGACCGCTACTTCTGGTCCATCCCAGAGGAGGAGTTCCTGTGTGAACCCCCGCTGATCACGCGGCAGGCGGGGGGCCGGGCCCTGGTGGTGGAGGGCCAGGCGGTCAGTCTGCGGTGCCGCGCCGTGGGGGACCCCGAGCCCGTGGTGCACTGGGTAGCGCCCGATGGCCGGTTGCTGGGGAACTCGACCCGGACCCGGGTGCGGGGGGATGGGACGCTGGATGTAACCATCACCACCTTACGGGACAGCGGCACCTTCACCTGCATCGCCTCCAACGCCGCCGGGGAAGCCACGGCACCCGTGGAGGTGTGCGTGGTGCCCCTGCCTCTGATGGCGCCGCCGCCGGCCGCCCCGCCGCCCCTCACCGAGCCCGGCTCCTCTGACATCGCCACGCCCGGCCGCCCTGGTGCCAACGAATCGGCCGCTGAGCGCCGGCTCGTGGCGGCTGAGCTCACCTCGAACTCGGTGCTCATCCGCTGGCCCGCCCAGAGGCCTGTGCCCGGCATCCGCATGTACCAGGTCCAGTACAACAGCTCCGCGGATGACTCCCTTGTCTACAG GATGATCCCATCCACCAGCCAGACCTTCCTGGTGAATGATCTGGCAGCAGGCCGCGCCTACGATCTGTGCGTGCTGGCTGTCTACGACGACGGGGCCACGGCACTGCCGGCCACTCGAGTGGTGGGCTGCGTGCAGTTCACCACAGCTGGGGATCCCGCGCCCTGCCGCCCACTGAGGGCCCATTTCTTGGGTGGCACGATGATCATCGCCATCGGGGGCGTCATCGTCGCATCGGTCCTCGTCTTCATCGTTCTGCTCATGATCCGTTATAAGGTCTATGGCGACGGGGACGGCCGCCGCGTCAAGGGTACTTCCAGGTCGCCGCCGCGAGTCAGCCACGTGTGCTCGCAGACCAACGGCGCAGGCGCaccgcaggccccgcccccgccggcgcAAGACCGTTATGAGGCGCTGCGTGAGGTGGCGTcccccgctgctgctgctgccgccgtgGCGGTCGAGGCCAAGGCCACCGCGGCCGAGACGGCTTCCGCGGAGCCGGAGACCGTCCTTGGACGCTCCCTGGGCGGCTCGGCCACCTCGCTGTGCCTGCTGCCGTCTGAGGAGACCTCTGGGGAGGAGTCTCGGGCCGCGGCGGGCCCTCGGAGGAGCCGTTCCGGGGCCCTGGGGCCACCAGCTTCGGCGCCTCCCACTCTAGCTCTGGTTCCTGGGGCGGCCCCGGCCCGGCCGAGGCCGCAGCAGCGCTATTCGTTCGACGGGGACTACGGGGCGCTCTTCCAGAGCCACAGTTACCCGCGCCGCGCCCGGCGGACAAAGCGCCACCGGTCCACGCCGCACCTGGACGGGGCCGGAGGGGGCGCGGCCGGGGAGGACGGAGACCTGGGGCTGGGCTCCGCCAGGGCACGCCTGGCCTTTACCAGCACCGAGTGGATGCTGGAGAGTACCGTGTGA